In Limibacter armeniacum, a single window of DNA contains:
- a CDS encoding PRC-barrel domain-containing protein — MKESFLIKASEIMDRDVFSADNYMVGRVVDLAVNPTSGLISHVVVNVKDNIELCRAFPYRSLAVREVDGFMKLFLKYTVDQVGSVPGMPLNDWVSVREATSIPVYNLTESRTGTMPSETYGMGDAGIGGHTSIEKNRKSDTDRLL; from the coding sequence ATGAAAGAGTCATTTCTCATCAAGGCCAGTGAAATAATGGACCGTGATGTATTTTCAGCAGATAATTATATGGTAGGGCGTGTTGTCGACTTGGCAGTCAACCCGACTTCAGGTTTGATCTCACACGTCGTAGTCAATGTAAAGGACAATATAGAGCTATGTAGGGCTTTCCCATACAGGTCTTTGGCTGTCAGGGAAGTGGATGGATTTATGAAGCTGTTCCTGAAATATACCGTTGATCAGGTTGGATCAGTTCCAGGTATGCCTCTGAATGACTGGGTTTCTGTTAGAGAAGCTACCAGTATACCAGTGTACAACCTGACTGAATCAAGAACTGGTACAATGCCTTCTGAAACTTATGGAATGGGTGATGCAGGTATTGGCGGACATACTAGCATTGAGAAAAACAGGAAAAGTGACACCGATCGACTGCTTTAG
- a CDS encoding Dps family protein, giving the protein MNYTENMTSKDMVKEKNADLQKDVNIGLKKPDRKRVATGLSHLLADTYALMIKTHNYHWNVTGPMFKQIHELTEEQYNEMFEAIDEIAERIRALGFIAPGSLGAFSELTQIRSGNSEWGAAEMIQDLVNSHETLVRTARGITEAASYMDDEATADLLTNRLGVHEKYIWMLRSFLK; this is encoded by the coding sequence ATGAATTACACTGAAAATATGACATCGAAAGATATGGTGAAGGAGAAAAATGCTGACTTACAAAAAGATGTAAATATTGGATTGAAAAAACCCGACCGTAAACGTGTCGCTACCGGATTGTCACATCTGTTGGCAGATACCTACGCCTTAATGATCAAGACACACAACTACCACTGGAATGTTACGGGGCCTATGTTCAAACAGATCCACGAACTGACAGAGGAACAATATAACGAGATGTTTGAAGCGATTGATGAGATAGCCGAAAGAATCAGGGCACTAGGATTTATTGCGCCAGGTTCACTGGGTGCTTTCTCAGAGCTTACACAAATCAGGTCAGGTAATAGTGAGTGGGGTGCAGCAGAAATGATTCAGGACTTGGTAAACAGTCATGAAACATTGGTAAGAACTGCTAGAGGCATTACCGAAGCAGCTTCATACATGGATGATGAGGCAACTGCCGACCTCCTGACCAACAGGCTCGGTGTCCATGAAAAATATATCTGGATGCTGAGAAGTTTCTTGAAATAA
- a CDS encoding sensor histidine kinase, which yields MKLRTLKILKENREEIIVEWANTQLNSYDEDASMDIRQQFEKDSEELLDLIIETFSQPNGKEKIYEQMRGVILKITRQRINMGLPIQEASYFMFSLKNILIYYLEEEYQQNPGLWLDEIRAINELTDHLGTAAINTFVKEKPLRELSKQNERLKELNGRLFEKEDHLREVNKQLTELVARLSNQNKELNDFARIVSHELKSPLNVIFMATGMMESFHKDILTGEVGEMYVMIKDAAERMKKMIYDLLDYAKSAVHEDVTELLDLNSVIDEVLPVLPVDETVKLNIENLPEVKFDRTALTQVIRNLLSNAIKYGDKELTVINIAAEEQEQYTVLKIEDNGSGIDKKHFNDIFELFKTLGKEAKKGSSTGLGLPLVKRIINRNRGKIKLESELGVGTTFYISFLKKR from the coding sequence ATGAAACTCAGAACGCTTAAGATCTTAAAAGAAAATAGAGAGGAAATTATTGTTGAATGGGCCAATACACAGCTCAACTCATATGATGAGGATGCTTCCATGGATATACGCCAGCAATTCGAGAAAGACTCTGAGGAATTGCTTGACCTAATCATTGAGACTTTCTCACAACCCAACGGGAAAGAAAAAATCTATGAGCAAATGCGTGGGGTTATTCTCAAGATTACCCGCCAGCGTATCAACATGGGACTCCCCATTCAAGAAGCTTCTTACTTTATGTTTTCCTTAAAAAACATTCTGATTTATTATCTGGAAGAAGAGTATCAGCAAAACCCCGGATTATGGTTGGACGAAATCCGCGCCATCAATGAGTTGACAGATCATTTGGGGACAGCTGCGATCAACACCTTTGTCAAGGAGAAACCATTAAGAGAACTTTCAAAACAGAATGAACGCCTGAAAGAGCTGAACGGTCGCCTATTTGAAAAGGAAGACCACCTTCGTGAAGTAAACAAGCAACTGACAGAACTGGTAGCCAGACTCTCCAACCAAAACAAGGAGCTGAATGACTTTGCCCGCATTGTATCCCATGAACTCAAATCGCCACTCAATGTCATCTTTATGGCAACAGGCATGATGGAGTCATTCCACAAGGATATCCTCACGGGGGAAGTTGGAGAGATGTACGTCATGATAAAGGATGCGGCAGAAAGAATGAAAAAGATGATTTACGACCTGCTTGATTATGCAAAGTCTGCCGTTCATGAAGATGTAACCGAATTGCTGGATCTTAATAGCGTCATTGACGAAGTCCTGCCTGTATTACCCGTTGATGAAACAGTAAAACTCAATATCGAAAACCTGCCTGAAGTCAAGTTTGATAGAACTGCCCTTACCCAAGTAATACGCAACCTGCTAAGCAATGCCATCAAGTATGGAGACAAGGAACTCACGGTCATCAACATTGCCGCCGAGGAGCAGGAACAGTACACCGTCCTTAAAATTGAGGACAACGGGTCTGGAATTGACAAAAAACACTTCAATGATATTTTTGAACTGTTCAAGACACTTGGAAAAGAAGCTAAAAAAGGCTCAAGCACAGGGCTCGGGCTACCTTTGGTCAAAAGGATTATCAACCGAAACAGAGGCAAAATAAAGCTGGAGTCAGAACTTGGTGTAGGTACCACTTTCTACATCAGTTTTCTCAAAAAACGTTAG
- a CDS encoding DUF2383 domain-containing protein: MEDQTTARALRKMAGACNNSAAMYKDISKLTSSATVQEVTSKWAEECQEMRNRINELIRDHGGVPVHLEDIDNILERMWLKYSDMLKDRTDETFIDICSEMERDNFETFKQVMDAHKDISSNTIIKSLFNMISVRLGKLFDLKRHESGIPSD, encoded by the coding sequence ATGGAAGATCAAACAACTGCTAGAGCTCTCCGGAAAATGGCAGGCGCCTGCAACAATTCAGCAGCCATGTACAAAGACATCTCTAAACTGACAAGCAGTGCCACTGTACAGGAAGTCACCTCCAAATGGGCTGAAGAATGTCAGGAAATGAGAAACAGGATTAACGAACTGATTCGGGACCATGGTGGAGTACCGGTTCATCTGGAAGATATTGACAATATATTGGAAAGAATGTGGCTCAAGTACTCAGATATGCTCAAAGACAGAACAGATGAAACTTTCATCGACATTTGTTCAGAAATGGAGAGGGATAACTTTGAAACTTTCAAGCAAGTCATGGATGCTCACAAAGACATCTCGAGCAACACAATTATCAAGTCACTGTTCAATATGATATCTGTAAGACTTGGAAAGCTGTTTGATCTAAAGCGCCATGAATCTGGGATTCCGTCAGACTGA
- a CDS encoding baeRF7 domain-containing protein → MKLFSENKFKELAKIRDKLCMTIYIPTSRAGKRVLEGEGKIRLRNQLKKVEKMLDQKGLDNKEREQFMEPVVALLDDHVLWHHLSDCLVIFRTSKMMTFHTLPIETEEMTYMSDRLYLTPLIPLINGVCRFFILSLNQNNVKFFEGTRYSIADVYIEDIMPQRLAETERFTEKERSLQHHSSGGTVYHGQGKNKDYKEIELENFLREVDKGMMKMLHDEDAPLVIAATPNVASSFMKICSYPHVHKRFITGNHEGVNRTVLHEKALRVLQPVLDTGKLSILRNYKKLQTKGKTTAGVWNSLPKALDGRVEALLINKTSKDIFGYYEEKTHSVSPASKSKVSDPSDAENLSHMAIINTINNGGKVYMVDDRQMPVNHTRMCAILRY, encoded by the coding sequence ATGAAACTTTTCAGTGAGAACAAATTTAAAGAACTAGCAAAAATCAGAGACAAGCTTTGTATGACGATTTATATCCCAACTTCAAGGGCAGGTAAGAGAGTGCTTGAAGGAGAAGGAAAAATACGATTGAGAAACCAGCTAAAAAAAGTGGAAAAAATGCTCGACCAAAAAGGATTGGACAACAAGGAGCGTGAACAGTTTATGGAACCTGTTGTAGCATTGCTTGACGATCATGTACTATGGCACCACCTATCTGACTGTCTGGTCATTTTCAGAACCTCTAAGATGATGACCTTCCACACCCTGCCTATTGAGACGGAAGAAATGACTTATATGAGTGACAGGTTGTACCTGACACCTTTGATACCTCTTATCAATGGTGTATGCAGATTTTTCATTCTTAGCCTGAATCAGAACAATGTTAAGTTCTTTGAGGGAACTCGATATAGTATTGCTGATGTCTATATAGAAGATATAATGCCTCAAAGGCTTGCAGAAACAGAACGCTTTACCGAGAAAGAAAGAAGCTTGCAGCACCACAGCTCAGGCGGTACAGTCTATCATGGTCAAGGCAAGAACAAGGATTACAAAGAAATTGAACTGGAAAACTTCTTAAGAGAAGTTGATAAAGGCATGATGAAAATGCTTCATGATGAGGATGCGCCACTGGTGATTGCTGCAACACCAAATGTTGCCAGCAGTTTTATGAAAATCTGTAGCTACCCGCATGTACATAAAAGGTTTATTACAGGTAACCATGAAGGTGTCAACCGTACAGTACTACATGAAAAAGCCTTGCGAGTACTCCAGCCAGTATTGGACACAGGCAAGCTAAGTATCTTGCGAAACTACAAAAAGTTGCAAACCAAAGGTAAAACCACCGCAGGTGTATGGAACTCATTACCTAAAGCATTGGACGGACGTGTTGAGGCACTACTGATCAACAAGACATCAAAAGATATCTTCGGATATTATGAAGAGAAAACCCACTCAGTATCTCCAGCTTCCAAATCAAAGGTTAGTGATCCAAGTGACGCAGAAAACCTTTCGCATATGGCGATCATCAACACCATTAACAATGGAGGTAAAGTCTACATGGTAGATGACCGACAAATGCCTGTGAATCACACCCGAATGTGTGCCATTCTCAGATACTAG
- a CDS encoding mechanosensitive ion channel family protein — protein MKSIEQAYDLLLEKLNSWLESAILILPNFVVACLVVLMFYFLARGFHSATKNILQRFKFDQEIGGLIINIFYIIIMIAGVFVALSIMQLDKTVTSLLAGAGIVGLAISFAFQDIATNFISGVIIAFRKPFREGNFVELNGQTGHIRRISLRSVHLHTLQGQEVIMPAKEVLQNAIINFSSFGERRVDIPVGVSYGDDLEKAARVAIEAVNKVEERDPDRKVELYYDAFGDSSINFTIRFWLAQNTVRSFLHARHNAIIEIHKAFNEHDITIPFPIRTLDFGIKGGEKLKSMLNGSVNQKIEN, from the coding sequence ATGAAGAGCATAGAACAGGCATACGACTTACTACTAGAAAAACTAAACTCATGGCTGGAATCTGCCATCTTGATTTTACCAAACTTCGTTGTCGCCTGTTTGGTGGTCCTCATGTTTTACTTTCTCGCTAGAGGCTTTCACTCTGCCACCAAAAATATATTGCAGCGCTTTAAGTTTGATCAGGAAATTGGCGGACTCATTATCAATATCTTTTACATTATCATCATGATTGCAGGGGTTTTCGTCGCCTTAAGCATCATGCAGCTTGACAAGACCGTCACCTCACTGTTAGCAGGTGCCGGTATCGTTGGTTTGGCTATCAGTTTTGCTTTTCAGGACATTGCCACCAACTTTATCTCAGGAGTGATCATCGCATTCAGGAAACCTTTCAGGGAAGGAAACTTTGTTGAGCTGAATGGTCAAACTGGTCATATCCGCAGAATCAGTCTCCGATCAGTACACTTGCATACTTTACAGGGGCAAGAAGTCATCATGCCTGCCAAAGAGGTGCTACAGAATGCCATTATTAATTTTTCGAGTTTCGGAGAAAGAAGGGTAGACATTCCCGTGGGTGTCTCTTATGGTGACGACCTTGAAAAAGCGGCAAGAGTAGCCATCGAAGCAGTCAACAAAGTGGAAGAGCGTGATCCTGACAGGAAAGTGGAATTATATTACGACGCCTTTGGAGATAGCTCCATCAACTTTACGATAAGGTTTTGGCTTGCCCAAAATACGGTAAGAAGCTTTCTGCACGCAAGACATAACGCTATCATAGAAATTCATAAGGCTTTTAATGAGCACGATATTACGATCCCATTCCCTATCCGTACTTTGGATTTTGGCATTAAGGGCGGTGAGAAATTGAAATCCATGCTCAATGGATCTGTCAACCAAAAAATTGAGAACTAA
- a CDS encoding response regulator, which produces MKTSPRLLVIDDEDYICRLLQMFFTRMELFTDTASSIQEGMKHLTNHDYDLVIMDVHLQEGKSTPHIPEIKEQQPDAKIIVISGAASETDIEEALSAGGDTFVPKPFELEELKATVEEIIEM; this is translated from the coding sequence ATGAAAACGTCTCCTCGCCTTCTGGTAATAGACGATGAGGATTATATCTGTAGGCTACTACAAATGTTCTTCACTCGGATGGAGTTGTTCACAGACACTGCCTCGTCCATTCAAGAGGGCATGAAACACCTCACGAACCATGATTATGATCTTGTAATCATGGATGTACATCTACAGGAAGGTAAAAGTACTCCTCATATACCAGAAATTAAGGAACAGCAGCCTGACGCCAAGATCATTGTCATCAGTGGCGCGGCATCTGAAACAGACATTGAAGAAGCACTCTCTGCTGGAGGTGACACCTTTGTGCCCAAACCTTTTGAGCTGGAGGAACTAAAAGCGACAGTGGAAGAAATAATTGAAATGTAA
- a CDS encoding universal stress protein encodes MKKIIVPTDFSKESANATAYAMRLAESLQMHVELVHLLNANTYVSYVRAYVPVYTPEMEYPRVQEDIHIAESRMNQFITSINESTPSHHAVDDYTIEYGFVNDFLKNRSHNQDVAYIVMGQRQNKDWLEKLFSSSHDTLWEEVEVPIWVIPDSAHYSPIKNTLYLTDYEDQDFEVLSKLVRLVAPFQSQIQVLHVSESSDDEALEQRKQFTHGLMERPDLKPIVEDLHVIVSEHVAQSVTDYVRIHNADLVVCYKTSKNLLQRFLDKFVYEDVIDDVSNKVAVPILIFNQKSS; translated from the coding sequence ATGAAAAAGATCATTGTACCTACAGATTTCTCTAAAGAGTCTGCCAATGCCACAGCTTATGCTATGCGGCTAGCTGAATCATTGCAAATGCATGTCGAGCTTGTGCATTTACTGAATGCCAACACCTACGTTTCTTACGTTCGAGCTTATGTTCCTGTTTATACCCCAGAAATGGAATACCCACGTGTACAAGAAGACATTCATATTGCCGAAAGCCGTATGAACCAGTTTATTACTTCCATCAATGAGTCCACTCCGTCTCACCATGCCGTAGATGACTATACCATCGAATACGGGTTTGTCAATGACTTTCTTAAAAACAGAAGCCATAATCAGGATGTTGCCTATATTGTAATGGGACAAAGGCAGAATAAGGACTGGCTTGAAAAGCTGTTCAGCAGCAGCCATGACACCTTATGGGAAGAGGTTGAGGTACCGATTTGGGTAATTCCTGACTCAGCACATTACAGTCCTATCAAGAATACCCTTTACCTGACCGATTATGAAGACCAAGACTTTGAGGTACTTTCCAAGTTGGTCAGGCTCGTAGCGCCTTTCCAGTCTCAGATTCAGGTCTTGCATGTAAGTGAATCCAGCGATGATGAGGCACTGGAACAACGAAAACAGTTTACACATGGTCTTATGGAAAGACCTGACCTGAAACCAATTGTAGAAGACTTACATGTCATTGTTTCAGAACATGTGGCACAGTCAGTCACTGATTATGTAAGGATACACAATGCTGACCTTGTCGTCTGCTACAAGACTTCCAAAAATCTGCTACAGCGATTCCTTGACAAATTCGTGTATGAGGACGTAATTGATGATGTCAGCAATAAGGTCGCTGTACCTATTCTTATTTTTAACCAGAAAAGCAGTTAA
- a CDS encoding ATP-dependent zinc protease family protein, producing the protein MKKVTRKAEKVLIGSTDHVDIPQLHLQDIACKIDTGAETSAIHCHKVKLIEREGQELICFELLDPEHRQYNGKVFTTSNFKERKVKNTSGSAEYRYVITAEVVIFGKAYTTEFTLADRERMKFPILLGKRLLKKNFLVDVSKDNLSFKQKNNHDSEK; encoded by the coding sequence ATGAAAAAAGTGACAAGAAAAGCGGAAAAAGTACTGATCGGAAGTACAGATCATGTTGATATTCCGCAACTACATTTACAAGACATTGCCTGTAAAATTGATACAGGAGCTGAGACATCAGCAATTCACTGTCATAAGGTGAAGCTGATCGAACGGGAAGGGCAAGAACTTATTTGTTTTGAATTGCTGGATCCTGAACATCGGCAGTACAATGGAAAAGTCTTTACCACAAGCAACTTTAAGGAGCGGAAAGTAAAAAATACTTCAGGTAGTGCCGAATATCGCTATGTGATCACTGCAGAAGTGGTAATCTTCGGAAAGGCATATACGACAGAGTTTACCTTAGCAGACCGAGAACGCATGAAGTTCCCAATTTTGCTAGGAAAACGTCTACTGAAGAAGAATTTCTTGGTTGATGTGTCAAAAGACAATTTATCTTTCAAACAAAAAAACAATCACGACTCCGAAAAATGA
- the rimK gene encoding 30S ribosomal protein S6--L-glutamate ligase, protein MKIAVLSRGKNLYSTKRLLEAIEAAGHESMLIDHTRGYMVMESGEPHVYLGAEQVKDVDAIIPRIGTSVTFYGSAMIRQFEMQKVYTTLGSLALVRSRDKLRSMQILSKHGIGIPKTAFAKHPSDIESLIQHVGGVPLIIKLLEGTQGLGVVLAETKSAAKSVMEAFYGVKANIIVQEFIKEAKGADLRAFVVGNEVVGAMKRQGKEGEFRSNLHRGGAGELVKLTRAEKSAAVKAAKALGLSIAGVDMLRSSRGPLIIEVNSSPGLEGIETVTGNDIAGKIVKFIEENIHKDERSKKDKVGV, encoded by the coding sequence ATGAAAATTGCTGTATTGTCAAGGGGTAAAAACCTTTACTCAACGAAAAGATTACTGGAAGCTATTGAGGCGGCGGGACATGAATCAATGCTGATTGACCATACACGAGGCTATATGGTGATGGAAAGTGGTGAGCCACATGTTTACCTTGGTGCTGAACAGGTAAAAGATGTGGATGCTATTATTCCTCGAATTGGTACTTCTGTGACATTTTATGGAAGTGCTATGATCAGGCAATTTGAAATGCAGAAGGTGTACACTACACTTGGCTCATTGGCACTGGTAAGGTCAAGAGATAAGCTGAGAAGTATGCAAATTCTGTCAAAGCATGGTATTGGCATCCCGAAAACCGCTTTTGCAAAGCATCCTTCTGATATAGAGAGCCTTATTCAGCATGTAGGTGGTGTTCCACTGATCATTAAGCTGTTGGAAGGAACTCAAGGACTGGGTGTAGTTTTGGCAGAGACCAAAAGTGCTGCCAAGTCTGTAATGGAAGCTTTCTATGGGGTGAAAGCCAACATTATCGTACAAGAGTTTATCAAGGAAGCAAAAGGTGCTGACTTGCGTGCTTTTGTGGTTGGTAATGAAGTGGTTGGGGCCATGAAACGTCAAGGGAAAGAAGGTGAATTCCGTTCAAACCTGCACAGAGGTGGCGCTGGAGAACTTGTAAAACTGACAAGAGCAGAGAAGTCTGCTGCTGTGAAAGCGGCAAAGGCTTTAGGACTGTCTATTGCAGGTGTGGATATGCTACGTTCTTCTCGTGGTCCATTGATTATTGAGGTAAACTCTTCTCCAGGACTGGAAGGTATTGAAACCGTAACAGGAAACGATATTGCTGGAAAAATCGTCAAGTTTATCGAGGAGAACATCCATAAAGATGAGCGATCGAAAAAAGATAAAGTTGGGGTGTAA
- a CDS encoding RNA polymerase sigma factor, which yields MSMTTEQLVVKLQERFDDRLFEVLVRQQEHIIRRQCLRMVGDADTDDLFQEISISMFLHINSLRNPASFPFWLKKTVANACVDRIRIRKKLANFTIEAFTDIVEEEGEDECVEELFISMDDLPKLLGQLSAEDRQILEMKYIQKKTIREIQSLTDAKESTVKMRLKRSRQKLQYLKLKMLGQ from the coding sequence ATGTCAATGACAACAGAACAGTTGGTTGTTAAGCTTCAGGAGAGGTTTGATGACCGCCTTTTTGAGGTACTTGTCAGACAACAAGAGCATATTATCAGAAGGCAGTGCTTAAGAATGGTTGGAGATGCTGATACGGATGATCTTTTTCAGGAAATCTCCATTTCCATGTTTTTACATATCAATTCACTCCGGAACCCTGCCAGCTTTCCATTTTGGCTGAAAAAGACCGTAGCGAATGCTTGTGTCGATCGTATTCGGATACGAAAGAAATTGGCAAACTTTACTATAGAAGCGTTTACGGATATAGTAGAGGAGGAAGGAGAGGATGAGTGTGTAGAGGAGTTATTTATCTCAATGGACGACTTGCCTAAGTTGTTAGGTCAACTTTCAGCGGAAGATCGACAAATCTTGGAGATGAAATATATTCAGAAAAAGACGATCAGGGAGATCCAGTCATTGACAGATGCTAAAGAAAGTACTGTGAAAATGCGACTGAAGAGATCAAGGCAAAAGTTACAATATCTCAAACTGAAAATGCTGGGGCAGTAG
- a CDS encoding zinc metalloprotease HtpX, protein MKKDLFIYQKLRNLLHTSLYFGVIFALLALLGHLLLGENGLLLAMMLGGTALLLAPKFSPKLTLKANNARPLHPHEAPELFRMVEALSAKAHLQNIPSLYWIPSPQPNAFAIGTKSNPSIAMTQGLLEILDRRELNGVLAHEISHIRNNDIRIKTIAALAGGMTRSLSFAGRVMLFLNFPLWLFGYVSISWWAILLLLAAPSINKMIQMALSRTREFEADLGAAQLTGDPEGLAKALQKLELMQANQLIRMLLPTYKPSTYNWLSSHPATTERVDRLRQLALREEPVVIVEEDPRQSRYYKYKKSTQQPVQTIYI, encoded by the coding sequence ATGAAAAAGGACTTATTTATATATCAAAAACTTAGAAACCTACTTCATACCTCTCTTTACTTTGGGGTCATCTTCGCATTGTTGGCATTATTAGGTCACCTGCTTTTAGGGGAAAATGGACTATTACTTGCCATGATGCTCGGAGGAACAGCATTATTACTTGCTCCCAAGTTTTCGCCCAAACTTACATTAAAAGCAAACAACGCAAGACCGCTACACCCTCATGAGGCTCCTGAACTTTTCAGAATGGTTGAAGCGCTTTCTGCAAAAGCTCATCTACAGAATATACCATCTTTATATTGGATTCCTTCTCCGCAGCCAAACGCATTTGCTATCGGCACGAAGTCCAATCCTTCCATAGCTATGACGCAAGGACTTTTGGAGATACTGGACAGAAGAGAGTTGAATGGTGTATTGGCCCATGAGATCAGCCATATCCGCAACAATGATATCCGTATCAAAACCATTGCTGCATTGGCTGGAGGCATGACTCGATCTCTATCCTTTGCAGGTCGTGTAATGCTTTTCCTAAACTTCCCACTATGGCTATTTGGATACGTGTCAATCTCTTGGTGGGCAATTCTGTTGTTGTTGGCAGCACCCAGTATCAATAAAATGATACAGATGGCTTTGTCCAGAACAAGAGAATTTGAAGCTGACCTTGGAGCTGCACAGCTAACAGGAGATCCAGAAGGTTTAGCTAAAGCACTCCAAAAACTGGAACTGATGCAGGCAAATCAATTGATCAGAATGTTACTACCAACCTATAAGCCTAGCACTTACAACTGGTTAAGTTCTCACCCTGCCACAACTGAACGTGTAGACAGGTTAAGACAACTGGCACTTCGAGAAGAACCTGTCGTAATTGTAGAAGAAGACCCTCGTCAGAGCAGGTATTACAAATACAAAAAGTCAACTCAGCAACCTGTTCAAACGATTTACATATAA
- a CDS encoding nucleoside 2-deoxyribosyltransferase domain-containing protein yields the protein MKVFLGGTVNNSSWREELIPMLVIDYFNPVIKEWDEEAYQIELREREICDYCLYVITPKMDGIYSIAEAVDDSNKHPEKTIFCFLLQDGLTTFTSHQIKSLEKTKIMIIKNGGLAFDTLEEVAGFLNASLLGTDQPLI from the coding sequence ATGAAAGTATTTTTGGGTGGGACAGTCAATAATTCAAGTTGGCGAGAGGAACTGATCCCCATGTTGGTAATAGATTACTTCAACCCTGTTATCAAGGAGTGGGATGAAGAGGCTTATCAGATAGAGCTAAGGGAAAGAGAAATATGTGATTATTGCCTATACGTTATCACACCAAAAATGGATGGAATCTATTCTATTGCTGAAGCAGTAGATGACTCCAATAAACATCCTGAAAAAACAATCTTCTGCTTCTTGCTTCAAGATGGTCTAACTACTTTTACCTCCCATCAGATCAAGTCACTAGAAAAAACCAAAATCATGATCATTAAAAACGGAGGTTTGGCTTTTGATACGCTAGAAGAAGTCGCTGGATTCCTCAATGCCTCACTTCTCGGAACAGATCAACCTTTGATCTAA
- a CDS encoding DUF4231 domain-containing protein, with the protein MSTEKQKILNAETNSPDIKRTHEESIEHDTEVNISEASYKREQYEGAAKNMQPLSRQAPLLTDDIYINERLDGPDGQITYFDRKSTFHKNRYELLKKIEFLIASSVPVIITFSTSSFTDQPIFGDDNFKISTMLQILATIGGVIVVIMNKLLELGEHHKLWKEYRATAEALNQEKYLYMTKTEPYDEDDAFPKFVEKIENLLNMENQKWRISQAGSTKKQSVNTQWSQGVKDITREKEEIFHNQQKRLN; encoded by the coding sequence ATGAGTACTGAGAAACAAAAAATTCTAAACGCTGAAACCAATTCTCCAGATATAAAAAGAACGCATGAAGAAAGCATTGAACATGATACAGAAGTAAACATATCGGAAGCGTCCTACAAGAGAGAACAATATGAAGGTGCTGCCAAGAACATGCAACCCCTTTCGCGTCAAGCACCTCTGCTTACTGATGATATTTATATTAATGAGCGGCTGGATGGACCTGACGGACAGATAACATACTTTGATCGCAAGAGTACTTTTCATAAAAACCGATATGAGCTACTCAAGAAAATTGAATTCCTGATTGCTTCTTCGGTGCCAGTCATTATCACGTTCAGCACAAGCTCCTTTACTGATCAACCAATCTTTGGTGATGACAACTTTAAAATCTCCACCATGTTACAAATACTAGCAACAATTGGTGGCGTTATTGTCGTTATAATGAACAAACTCTTGGAACTGGGAGAACATCACAAACTGTGGAAAGAATATCGGGCAACGGCTGAAGCGCTCAATCAGGAAAAATACCTGTACATGACGAAAACAGAGCCATATGATGAGGATGATGCTTTCCCTAAATTTGTAGAGAAAATTGAGAACCTGCTGAATATGGAAAACCAGAAATGGCGTATCTCTCAGGCTGGGTCCACTAAAAAGCAATCTGTCAATACACAGTGGAGTCAAGGTGTAAAAGATATTACCCGTGAAAAGGAAGAAATCTTTCACAATCAGCAAAAACGATTGAACTGA